Proteins found in one Exiguobacterium sp. 9-2 genomic segment:
- a CDS encoding aminotransferase class I/II-fold pyridoxal phosphate-dependent enzyme — MQTKSLTQLDTPLFDALLAHAKRQPIQFHIPGHKNGQGMDPAFRSFIGQNALDIDLINISPLDDLHHPKAIIKEAHQLAAQAFHADETFFSVQGTSTAIMAMIMSVVGPDDKILVPRNVHKSVMSAIVLSGAHPIFIHPEFDETFGIAHGITPSAVERALALHPDTKAVLVINPTYFGVAGDLESIVKLSHSKGIPVLVDEAHGVHIAFHEDMPLSAMQAGADLAATSVHKLGGSLTGSSVLNVRRGLVSPDKVQAVLSMLTTTSTSYLLLASLDCARRHLAINGEAMNRRALELATRMRFGLAKLPYLAVFGESDLHSSATFAFDPTKVLVSVKGLGISGHLVEEFLREEHRIEVELSDLNNILVIITSGDSEETIDAFLHAMSLLVARYQNNGAETTDHSIVLPDIPALALSPRDAFYEETETIPLVDAVGRISAEFMMVYPPGIPIFIPGEMITADNLAYIKENIEAGLPVQGLEDHSLETIKVIQQSNAIR; from the coding sequence GTGCAAACAAAAAGCTTAACACAGCTCGATACACCTTTATTCGATGCGCTACTCGCGCATGCGAAACGTCAACCAATTCAATTTCATATTCCCGGTCATAAAAATGGTCAAGGAATGGATCCAGCCTTTCGATCGTTCATCGGTCAGAATGCGCTCGATATCGATTTAATCAATATCTCTCCCCTTGATGATCTTCATCATCCAAAGGCAATCATTAAGGAAGCTCATCAATTGGCAGCTCAAGCCTTCCATGCCGACGAAACGTTCTTTTCCGTACAAGGAACGTCAACCGCAATCATGGCAATGATCATGAGCGTCGTCGGACCTGATGATAAAATTCTCGTTCCTCGGAATGTTCATAAATCGGTGATGTCAGCTATCGTTCTTTCTGGTGCGCACCCGATTTTCATTCATCCTGAATTCGATGAGACATTTGGTATCGCACACGGTATCACACCAAGCGCGGTAGAACGTGCCCTTGCACTTCATCCTGATACAAAGGCAGTGCTCGTCATCAACCCGACGTATTTCGGCGTTGCTGGCGACTTGGAGAGCATCGTCAAACTTTCCCATAGTAAGGGTATTCCGGTACTCGTCGACGAAGCACACGGCGTCCATATCGCCTTCCACGAAGATATGCCGTTATCTGCGATGCAAGCAGGAGCTGATCTCGCAGCAACGAGTGTCCATAAACTCGGTGGATCACTCACTGGAAGCTCTGTTTTAAACGTTCGCCGGGGTCTTGTCTCTCCGGATAAGGTCCAAGCGGTACTCTCGATGTTGACGACGACTTCAACATCCTATCTACTGCTTGCTTCTCTTGACTGCGCACGGCGCCATCTTGCAATCAACGGTGAAGCGATGAATCGTCGGGCACTCGAACTCGCGACACGGATGCGTTTCGGATTAGCGAAGCTTCCTTATCTCGCCGTTTTCGGCGAATCCGATCTTCATTCAAGTGCGACGTTCGCTTTTGATCCAACGAAAGTGCTCGTTTCCGTTAAGGGACTTGGTATCTCTGGTCACCTTGTCGAAGAGTTTTTGCGTGAAGAACATCGGATCGAAGTTGAACTTTCTGATTTAAATAATATCCTTGTCATCATCACTTCTGGTGACTCGGAAGAGACAATCGATGCATTCCTACATGCGATGTCTTTACTTGTTGCACGCTATCAGAATAATGGCGCTGAAACGACTGATCACTCAATCGTCCTTCCAGACATTCCAGCGCTCGCTCTCAGCCCACGTGATGCTTTCTATGAAGAAACAGAGACAATTCCGTTAGTCGATGCGGTCGGACGGATTTCAGCTGAATTCATGATGGTGTATCCTCCTGGTATTCCCATCTTTATTCCTGGCGAAATGATCACGGCAGACAATCTTGCCTATATTAAAGAAAACATTGAAGCTGGTCTTCCGGTTCAAGGTCTTGAGGATCATTCGCTCGAGACGATCAAAGTCATTCAGCAATCGAATGCAATTCGGTGA
- a CDS encoding DUF5325 family protein: MRLLFLLLAMLAVGSMAGIGIFIAEQNVPMTIASVVLMIVAMGAGFVLKARLRKQT; this comes from the coding sequence ATGCGTCTACTATTTTTGTTACTTGCCATGCTTGCAGTAGGATCCATGGCAGGCATCGGCATTTTCATCGCGGAACAAAACGTACCGATGACGATCGCCTCTGTCGTCTTGATGATAGTTGCGATGGGTGCCGGATTCGTTTTAAAGGCACGTTTGCGCAAACAAACATGA
- a CDS encoding inositol monophosphatase family protein, giving the protein MQIELDAIDLIKRAGKYIREKIDVSYHIEQKTGKSDLVTEIDQAVEDLLIKGILDRYPDHHIYGEEGRIARPDTLEGTIWFVDPIDGTMNFIRQKRMFAISIAIMMEGELRYGFVYDVMADELFHVIKGQGAYQNGIRLPQLTERSVKEAIICMNATWVTPNRRINTDRLAPLVRHAVGVRAIGAASLELAWTAAGRVDGYITMRNMPWDYAAGQLLIEELGGRVGTITGEPMSFLEQTSVLAGSQTFVEDVLTFVQTQED; this is encoded by the coding sequence ATGCAAATCGAGTTGGATGCGATAGACTTGATCAAGCGAGCAGGGAAATACATTCGCGAAAAGATTGATGTGTCGTATCACATTGAACAGAAAACCGGAAAAAGTGATTTAGTGACGGAGATTGATCAAGCCGTCGAGGATTTATTGATTAAAGGTATTCTAGATCGCTATCCGGATCATCATATTTATGGTGAAGAGGGGCGCATCGCTCGACCCGATACACTCGAAGGTACGATTTGGTTCGTTGATCCGATCGACGGAACGATGAACTTCATCCGTCAAAAGCGAATGTTCGCCATCTCAATTGCGATCATGATGGAAGGGGAATTACGGTACGGATTTGTTTATGATGTCATGGCTGACGAGCTATTTCATGTCATCAAAGGACAAGGGGCTTATCAAAACGGTATTCGGTTACCTCAACTGACAGAACGGAGCGTTAAGGAAGCGATCATCTGTATGAATGCTACCTGGGTGACGCCGAACCGTCGAATTAACACGGATCGTCTTGCGCCGCTCGTGCGACACGCAGTAGGTGTACGAGCGATTGGTGCAGCTTCCCTTGAACTCGCATGGACGGCTGCCGGACGCGTTGATGGATATATCACGATGCGTAACATGCCTTGGGATTATGCAGCCGGTCAATTATTGATTGAAGAGCTTGGTGGACGTGTCGGGACGATTACCGGAGAGCCGATGTCGTTTCTCGAGCAAACGAGTGTATTAGCAGGGAGCCAGACATTCGTTGAAGATGTATTGACGTTCGTACAAACACAAGAGGATTGA
- a CDS encoding UPF0223 family protein, which yields MALNYPLNSDWSTEEIVKVIDFFNLVEQAYESGVERQRLLEAYREFKQIVTSKSEEKQWDQFYMEETGCSSYRTMQQAKRQEDPIVRMKK from the coding sequence ATGGCATTGAATTATCCGCTCAATTCCGATTGGTCGACGGAAGAAATCGTGAAAGTCATCGACTTTTTCAATTTAGTCGAACAAGCGTATGAATCAGGTGTAGAACGACAACGTTTGCTCGAGGCATATCGGGAATTTAAGCAAATCGTCACCTCGAAATCCGAGGAAAAACAGTGGGATCAGTTTTATATGGAAGAGACAGGTTGCTCAAGTTATCGGACGATGCAACAGGCAAAACGCCAAGAAGATCCAATCGTGCGCATGAAAAAATAA
- the typA gene encoding translational GTPase TypA: MTTLVRNDLRNVAIIAHVDHGKTTLVDELLKQSGTFRTNEQVEERAMDSNDIERERGITILAKNTAIDYKNTRINIVDTPGHADFGGEVERIMRMVDGVILVVDAREGCMPQTRFVLKKALEQGLQPIVVVNKIDKPMVRPLEVVDEVVDLLIDLGADEDQLEFPVVYASAVNGSSSFEPELDKQEDTITNVLDLILEHTPAPVDNTMEPLQFQVTMLDYDNYLGRIGVGRVFRGEIKVGDSVSLSKLDGSTKNFRVTKLFGYFGLKRVEIETAKAGDLIAIAGMEDINVGETVCPTSHVDPLPLLRIDEPTLQMTFIVNNSPFAGREGDLVTSRKIEERLEKELETDVSLRIENTDSPDRWIVSGRGELHLGILIENMRREGYEIQVSKPQVIIKEEEGVKVEPFERVVIDTPEEYTGSVMESIGLRKGELTNMQTMDNGQTKMEFIVPSRGLIGYRNEFLSATRGYGIMNHTFEEYRPFIQADIGGRRSGVMVSIETGKATAYAISALEDRGTIFIEPGIEVYEGMIIGECNRDVDLAVNVVKAKQLTNMRASAKDSTNVLKRPRVFSLEESLTFLNEDEYCEITPQSVRLRKQVLNKNEREKQEKRRRLGKD, translated from the coding sequence ATGACAACATTAGTACGAAATGATTTACGCAACGTTGCGATCATCGCTCACGTTGACCATGGTAAAACAACATTAGTCGATGAGCTTTTAAAACAGTCTGGTACGTTCCGTACGAACGAACAAGTCGAAGAACGCGCAATGGACTCAAATGACATCGAGCGGGAACGTGGAATCACGATTCTTGCGAAAAACACTGCAATCGACTACAAAAACACACGCATCAACATCGTTGATACGCCAGGACACGCCGATTTCGGTGGAGAAGTTGAGCGAATCATGCGTATGGTGGATGGCGTCATCCTCGTTGTCGATGCACGTGAAGGCTGTATGCCACAAACACGTTTCGTTTTGAAAAAAGCACTCGAGCAAGGACTTCAACCAATTGTCGTCGTCAACAAAATCGACAAACCGATGGTCCGTCCTCTTGAAGTCGTCGACGAAGTCGTGGATCTCTTGATCGACCTCGGAGCTGACGAAGATCAACTCGAATTCCCAGTCGTTTATGCATCGGCAGTCAACGGCTCAAGTTCATTCGAACCTGAATTAGATAAACAAGAAGATACAATCACGAACGTTCTTGATTTAATTCTTGAGCATACACCAGCACCTGTCGATAACACAATGGAGCCACTTCAGTTCCAAGTTACGATGCTTGACTATGATAACTACCTCGGACGGATCGGTGTTGGTCGTGTCTTCCGTGGCGAAATCAAAGTTGGCGATAGCGTTTCACTTTCAAAACTTGACGGTTCAACGAAGAACTTCCGTGTCACGAAGTTGTTCGGTTACTTCGGTCTAAAACGTGTCGAAATCGAAACTGCAAAAGCAGGAGACTTGATTGCGATCGCTGGTATGGAAGACATCAACGTCGGTGAAACAGTTTGCCCAACTTCACACGTTGATCCACTCCCATTATTACGTATCGATGAGCCAACGCTTCAAATGACATTCATCGTCAACAACTCGCCATTCGCTGGTCGTGAAGGGGATCTCGTTACTTCACGTAAAATCGAAGAGCGTCTTGAAAAAGAACTCGAAACAGACGTTTCACTCCGTATCGAAAACACAGACTCACCGGACCGCTGGATCGTTTCTGGTCGTGGGGAACTTCACCTCGGGATCTTGATCGAAAACATGCGCCGTGAAGGATACGAAATCCAAGTATCGAAACCGCAAGTAATCATCAAAGAAGAAGAAGGCGTCAAAGTCGAGCCATTCGAACGCGTCGTCATCGATACACCAGAAGAGTACACAGGTTCTGTCATGGAATCGATCGGTCTCCGTAAAGGTGAATTGACGAACATGCAAACAATGGACAACGGTCAAACGAAGATGGAATTCATCGTTCCTTCACGTGGTTTGATCGGTTACCGTAACGAATTCCTTTCTGCTACACGTGGATACGGAATCATGAACCACACATTCGAAGAATACCGTCCGTTCATCCAAGCGGACATCGGTGGACGTCGTAGTGGTGTTATGGTCTCAATCGAAACAGGTAAAGCAACTGCTTACGCGATCTCAGCTCTTGAAGACCGCGGAACGATCTTCATCGAGCCAGGTATTGAAGTATACGAAGGTATGATCATCGGCGAATGTAACCGTGATGTCGATCTCGCTGTCAACGTCGTTAAAGCAAAACAATTAACGAACATGCGTGCATCTGCAAAAGACTCAACGAACGTTCTTAAACGTCCACGTGTCTTCTCA
- a CDS encoding alpha-ketoacid dehydrogenase subunit beta has protein sequence MAQMTMIQAITDAMRVEMKRDEQVLLFGEDVGKNGGVFRATEGLQDELGEDRVFDTPLAESGIGGLAVGFSLTGFRPIMEIQFFGFVFEVFDSVAAQLARLRYRSGGTYNAPVTIRSPFGGGVKTPELHADNLEGLMAQSPGLKVVIPSTPYDAKGLLIASIRDNDPVVFLEHMKLYRSFRGEVPEGDYTIELGKADVKREGTDVTIVTYGAMVHASLKAAEELEKENISVEIIDLMTISPIDIDTILASVKKTNRVVVVQEAQKQAGIAAMVATEIQERAILDLEAPILRVAAPDTIFPFAQGEDVWIPDHKDIVEKVKTVYNF, from the coding sequence ATGGCACAAATGACGATGATCCAAGCGATCACTGACGCAATGCGCGTCGAGATGAAACGCGACGAACAAGTTCTCTTGTTCGGTGAAGACGTCGGTAAAAACGGTGGGGTATTCCGTGCGACAGAAGGTCTTCAAGATGAGCTCGGCGAAGACCGTGTCTTCGATACACCACTTGCGGAATCAGGTATTGGTGGTCTTGCTGTCGGATTCAGTCTGACAGGATTCCGTCCAATCATGGAAATCCAATTCTTCGGATTCGTATTCGAAGTATTCGATTCAGTTGCAGCACAACTCGCGCGTCTCCGTTACCGTTCAGGTGGCACATACAATGCACCTGTAACAATCCGTTCACCATTCGGTGGCGGTGTTAAAACACCGGAACTTCACGCAGATAACCTCGAAGGACTCATGGCTCAGTCACCAGGACTTAAAGTTGTCATTCCTTCAACACCATACGATGCAAAAGGTCTCTTGATCGCGTCAATCCGTGATAACGACCCAGTCGTATTCCTCGAGCACATGAAACTCTACCGTTCATTCCGCGGTGAAGTGCCAGAGGGCGATTACACGATCGAACTCGGAAAAGCTGATGTAAAACGTGAAGGTACAGATGTAACAATCGTCACTTACGGTGCGATGGTGCACGCTTCACTTAAAGCAGCAGAAGAGCTCGAAAAAGAAAACATCAGCGTCGAAATCATCGACTTGATGACGATCAGCCCGATCGATATCGATACGATTCTTGCTTCTGTCAAGAAAACAAACCGTGTCGTCGTCGTTCAAGAAGCACAAAAACAAGCGGGTATCGCTGCAATGGTTGCAACTGAAATCCAAGAACGTGCAATCCTTGACCTCGAAGCACCGATTCTTCGTGTTGCTGCTCCAGATACGATCTTCCCATTCGCACAAGGTGAAGACGTCTGGATCCCGGATCACAAAGATATCGTCGAGAAAGTCAAGACTGTCTACAATTTCTAA
- a CDS encoding dihydrolipoamide acetyltransferase family protein, giving the protein MGLFEFKLPDIGEGIHEGEIVKWFVKAGDTVKEDDVLLEVQNDKAVVEIPSPVDGTVKEVKVDEGVVAVVGDVLITFEVEGEGSAPSEEAEQPKAEENAKDVQDTDQKVEDKPNEVQIHKSERVIAMPSVRKYAREKGVDIREVQGSGDNGRVVKEDIDAFANGGQTSDAPATEEKAPAASAPKTEVKPYVAAQPELETREKIKGIRKAISKAMVNSKHTAPHVTLMDEVDVTNLVALRKNFKEVAAAQGTKLTYLPFVVKALTAAAKKYPAINASIDDVNEEIVYKNYFNIGIAADTDNGLVVPVVKDADRKSIFALADNINDLAGKARDGKLSGDEMKGGSITITNIGSAGGQWFTPVINHPEVAILGIGRIAEKAVVKNGEIVAAPVLALSFSFDHRLIDGATAQNALNLVKRLLNDPQLLIMEG; this is encoded by the coding sequence ATGGGTTTATTTGAATTCAAATTGCCGGATATCGGTGAGGGTATTCATGAAGGTGAAATCGTAAAGTGGTTCGTAAAAGCGGGCGACACTGTCAAAGAAGATGATGTTCTTCTTGAAGTACAAAACGATAAAGCAGTCGTTGAAATTCCATCGCCAGTTGATGGTACTGTTAAAGAAGTAAAAGTTGACGAAGGTGTCGTAGCTGTCGTTGGCGACGTCCTCATCACTTTCGAAGTCGAAGGCGAAGGTTCTGCTCCTTCTGAAGAAGCAGAGCAACCAAAAGCTGAAGAAAATGCGAAAGACGTTCAAGATACGGATCAAAAAGTGGAAGACAAACCAAACGAGGTTCAAATCCATAAATCAGAACGCGTCATCGCGATGCCATCTGTCCGTAAATATGCACGTGAAAAAGGTGTCGACATCCGTGAAGTCCAAGGTTCTGGAGACAACGGTCGTGTCGTTAAAGAAGACATCGATGCATTCGCAAACGGTGGACAAACTTCTGATGCACCAGCAACTGAAGAAAAAGCACCAGCTGCTTCTGCACCAAAAACAGAAGTGAAGCCATACGTTGCTGCTCAACCTGAACTTGAAACACGCGAGAAAATCAAAGGAATCCGTAAAGCGATTTCGAAAGCAATGGTTAACTCGAAACATACAGCTCCACACGTAACACTCATGGACGAAGTGGATGTTACGAACCTCGTTGCACTCCGTAAAAACTTCAAAGAAGTTGCGGCTGCTCAAGGTACGAAATTGACTTACCTTCCGTTCGTCGTAAAAGCATTGACTGCTGCTGCTAAAAAATACCCGGCAATCAACGCATCAATCGACGATGTAAACGAAGAAATCGTCTACAAAAACTACTTCAACATCGGTATTGCTGCTGATACAGACAACGGTCTTGTCGTACCAGTCGTCAAAGATGCAGATCGTAAATCGATCTTCGCACTTGCTGACAACATCAATGACCTTGCTGGTAAAGCACGTGACGGAAAACTTTCTGGCGACGAGATGAAAGGCGGATCAATCACGATCACTAACATCGGTTCTGCTGGTGGTCAATGGTTCACACCAGTCATCAACCACCCAGAAGTTGCAATCCTCGGTATCGGTCGTATCGCTGAAAAAGCGGTCGTCAAAAACGGCGAAATCGTTGCTGCACCAGTTCTTGCACTTTCATTCAGCTTCGACCACCGTCTCATCGATGGTGCAACTGCACAAAACGCGCTTAACTTAGTTAAACGCCTATTAAACGACCCACAACTTCTCATCATGGAGGGATAA
- the def gene encoding peptide deformylase produces MITMNEIVREDVPALHERSVEVTFPLSDEDKETMRLMREFLANSQDDEIAKKYDLRSGIGLAAPQIGVNKRMFAIRLPDGDDLLEFGIYNPKIISHSVEQTYLTGGEGCLSVDREVEGHVPRYMRITLTGIDHNGNPVKLRLKGMKAIVCQHEYDHLDGVMFYDRIDKKEPFKEYGPAT; encoded by the coding sequence ATGATCACCATGAATGAAATCGTACGCGAAGACGTTCCTGCTCTTCACGAACGGTCAGTAGAAGTGACCTTCCCTCTCAGCGATGAGGATAAGGAAACGATGCGACTCATGCGCGAGTTCCTCGCCAACAGTCAAGATGATGAAATTGCGAAGAAATACGATTTACGAAGCGGCATTGGACTTGCAGCACCACAAATCGGTGTCAACAAGCGCATGTTCGCAATCCGCTTACCGGATGGTGATGATTTGCTGGAATTTGGTATCTATAATCCAAAAATCATCAGTCATTCCGTCGAGCAGACGTATTTAACGGGCGGCGAAGGATGTCTGTCCGTCGACCGTGAAGTCGAAGGACATGTACCGCGCTATATGCGTATTACCCTAACTGGCATCGATCATAACGGAAATCCTGTAAAATTACGTTTAAAAGGGATGAAAGCAATCGTCTGTCAACACGAATATGATCATTTGGATGGTGTCATGTTCTATGATCGGATCGATAAAAAAGAACCATTCAAGGAATATGGTCCTGCCACATAA
- the pdhA gene encoding pyruvate dehydrogenase (acetyl-transferring) E1 component subunit alpha has translation MNVNMFKNVEENFETFRILDEKGEVVNKDAMPDLSDEELTELMRRLVYTRIWDQRAISLNRQGRLGFYAPVAGQEASMIGTQFALDKDDWILPGYRDIPQMVFHGFPLYKAFLFSRGHITGGQIPEGVNVLMPQIIIGAQIVQAAGVALGLKKSGKEQVAITYTGDGGSSQGDFYEGMNFAGAFKAPAIFVVQNNRFAISTPVEKQSMAKTIAQKAVAAGINGIQVDGMDVLAVYAATKQARVEALNGVPTLIETLTYRYGPHTLAGDDPTRYRTKDMDDEYQAQDPLVRFRAFMEAKGLWNEDKENEVIEQAKADVKEALAQADKEPKQKVTDFINVMAEKLPLNLQEQLDEYTAKESK, from the coding sequence ATGAACGTAAACATGTTTAAAAACGTGGAAGAAAACTTTGAAACGTTCCGCATTCTTGACGAGAAAGGTGAAGTCGTCAATAAAGACGCTATGCCAGACCTCTCGGATGAAGAGCTTACGGAATTAATGCGCCGTCTCGTATACACACGTATCTGGGACCAACGTGCAATCTCACTTAACCGTCAAGGACGTCTTGGTTTCTACGCTCCAGTAGCTGGACAAGAAGCGTCAATGATCGGTACGCAATTCGCTTTGGATAAAGATGACTGGATTCTTCCTGGATACCGTGATATTCCACAAATGGTCTTCCATGGCTTCCCACTTTACAAAGCATTCTTGTTCTCACGCGGTCACATCACAGGTGGTCAGATTCCTGAAGGTGTTAACGTCTTAATGCCACAAATCATCATCGGTGCGCAGATCGTTCAAGCGGCTGGTGTTGCTCTCGGTCTTAAGAAAAGCGGTAAAGAACAAGTAGCGATCACTTACACAGGTGATGGTGGTTCTTCACAAGGGGACTTCTATGAAGGTATGAACTTCGCTGGAGCTTTCAAAGCACCTGCAATCTTCGTCGTTCAAAACAACCGTTTCGCAATCTCGACACCTGTCGAAAAACAATCTATGGCGAAAACAATCGCTCAAAAAGCTGTTGCTGCTGGTATCAATGGTATCCAAGTCGACGGTATGGACGTTCTTGCTGTATACGCAGCTACGAAACAAGCACGCGTAGAAGCACTTAACGGTGTTCCGACATTGATTGAAACATTGACTTACCGTTATGGACCACACACACTCGCTGGTGATGATCCAACACGTTACCGTACAAAAGACATGGATGATGAGTATCAAGCACAAGATCCACTCGTCCGTTTCCGTGCTTTCATGGAAGCAAAAGGTCTTTGGAACGAAGATAAAGAGAACGAAGTCATCGAGCAAGCTAAAGCTGACGTTAAGGAAGCACTTGCACAAGCTGACAAAGAACCAAAACAAAAAGTTACAGATTTCATCAACGTGATGGCTGAAAAGCTTCCACTAAACCTGCAAGAGCAGCTTGATGAGTATACAGCAAAGGAGTCGAAATAA
- the lpdA gene encoding dihydrolipoyl dehydrogenase, translating to MVVGEFAQETDLLVIGAGPGGYVAAIRGAQLGMKVTIVERENVGGVCLNVGCIPSKALITAGHNFQHAKGSSDMGITSENATVDFSKVQSWKQSVVNKLTGGVSGLLKGNKVETVVGEAYFQSEDTVRIINEDSSTPYKFKKCIIATGSTPIELPAFKWSKRVLSSTGALNLPEIPKKLIVIGGGYIGMELGTAYANFDTEVVILEGTKDILSGFEPAMTQVVKKKLKQKGNITIHNEALAQSVEESEDGVKVTFEVNGEAQTVEADYVLVTVGRRPNTSDLGLEMAEVKVSDRGLVEIDDQCRTSNENIYAIGDIVPGPPLAHKASFEAKIAAEAAAGHPAYLDYSAIPAVVFTDPELATVGYTEAQAKEEGLDYVASKFPYAANGRALALNEPDGFLKMITRKSDGLLIGAQIAGTGASDMIAEMGLAIESGMTAEDIALTIHAHPSLGEIAMETAEVAIGSPIHIIK from the coding sequence ATGGTAGTAGGTGAATTCGCACAAGAAACAGATTTACTCGTAATCGGGGCTGGCCCTGGTGGTTACGTTGCTGCAATCCGCGGCGCGCAACTTGGTATGAAAGTAACAATCGTTGAACGTGAAAACGTCGGCGGTGTCTGCTTAAACGTAGGATGTATCCCATCAAAAGCCTTGATCACTGCAGGACATAACTTCCAGCACGCTAAAGGTTCAAGCGATATGGGGATCACTTCTGAGAATGCAACTGTCGATTTCTCGAAAGTTCAATCTTGGAAACAATCTGTCGTCAACAAATTGACTGGCGGCGTTAGTGGTCTTCTTAAAGGCAACAAAGTCGAGACTGTCGTTGGGGAAGCTTACTTCCAATCAGAAGATACAGTTCGTATCATCAACGAAGATTCTTCGACTCCTTACAAATTCAAGAAATGTATCATCGCGACTGGTTCGACTCCAATCGAACTTCCAGCTTTCAAATGGTCAAAACGCGTTCTTTCTTCAACAGGCGCATTGAACCTTCCTGAAATCCCGAAAAAACTCATCGTCATCGGTGGCGGATACATCGGGATGGAGCTTGGTACAGCGTATGCGAACTTCGATACAGAAGTCGTCATTCTTGAAGGAACAAAAGACATCCTTTCTGGTTTCGAGCCTGCTATGACACAAGTCGTCAAGAAAAAGCTCAAACAAAAAGGTAACATCACGATCCACAACGAAGCACTTGCACAAAGTGTGGAAGAGTCAGAAGATGGTGTTAAAGTAACATTCGAAGTCAACGGTGAAGCACAAACAGTTGAAGCGGACTACGTCCTCGTCACTGTTGGTCGTCGTCCGAACACAAGTGATCTTGGTCTTGAAATGGCAGAAGTCAAAGTCAGCGACCGTGGTCTTGTTGAAATCGACGATCAGTGCCGTACTTCAAACGAAAACATTTACGCAATCGGTGATATCGTTCCAGGACCACCACTTGCGCACAAAGCTTCATTCGAAGCTAAAATCGCTGCTGAAGCAGCTGCAGGACACCCTGCATACCTCGACTACAGCGCGATTCCAGCGGTCGTCTTCACAGACCCAGAACTCGCTACAGTCGGTTACACGGAAGCACAAGCGAAAGAAGAAGGACTCGACTATGTCGCGTCTAAATTCCCTTACGCTGCGAATGGTCGTGCACTTGCACTCAACGAGCCAGACGGCTTCTTGAAAATGATTACTCGTAAATCAGATGGTCTCTTGATCGGCGCGCAAATCGCTGGTACAGGCGCTTCTGATATGATCGCTGAAATGGGACTAGCAATCGAGTCTGGTATGACAGCTGAAGATATCGCACTCACAATCCACGCGCACCCATCACTTGGTGAAATCGCAATGGAAACTGCTGAAGTTGCAATCGGTAGCCCGATCCATATCATTAAATAA
- a CDS encoding SAV0927 family protein, protein MESVTALEELYYVSEMDKVRFVGWTTAFARYDFAVICTGQFFGKVLVVSLTGGQSALFDQQDVLNGEVLARTFAIEQEDVALIGEALAAFIPCSPNDEYAE, encoded by the coding sequence ATGGAATCCGTGACTGCCTTAGAGGAGCTGTATTACGTATCAGAGATGGATAAGGTTCGCTTTGTAGGCTGGACGACCGCATTCGCTCGCTATGATTTCGCTGTCATCTGTACAGGACAATTTTTTGGGAAAGTACTCGTCGTTAGTTTAACCGGTGGTCAGTCAGCGTTATTTGATCAACAGGATGTGTTAAATGGAGAAGTTTTAGCTCGTACTTTTGCAATTGAGCAAGAGGATGTTGCATTAATTGGTGAAGCATTAGCGGCATTCATTCCTTGTTCGCCAAACGATGAATATGCAGAATGA